One part of the Asterias amurensis chromosome 11, ASM3211899v1 genome encodes these proteins:
- the LOC139944705 gene encoding uncharacterized protein produces the protein MMTIDQTLKRDLLKSTTPAATSEKETREDSQSDVANLDQHIVASSKQVLLKSIDFRPAEQDVSFQLQNLRVKYVALNPSCSGGEDTKQLTSNNHSQMNGQVEVKQDGIPAPKKVLYPPDKIVLAWQRSQRVGPGLINMGNTCFLNATLQCLTYTPPLANYLLSHQHKTECRELGFCIMCELCNHVHRAFIHQQNGQAIRPMVILHKLKYFAKHMHIGRQEDAHEFLRLLIEAMQKTCVNGFDKLDKYSKETSLVYQIFSGYYRSRVICSVCQNKSDTYEPFLDIGLDIKQAPTVTKALERLIRPEMLDGENLYQCKKCNRKVQAQKRFTVQRAPHVLTLCLKRFDFNRFSTGKINKELNYSDHLNLRPYMSDPKGPAIMYELYAVLKHEGASCNSGHYYCFVKAANQSWYCMNDAFVSQVSLQRVLNQNAYLLFYIRKSSFKSPMNGGEPKRDVVQNNRSKPATTISKPQSLFNGPLGTPVSRPLANTLHQKSPVFKPTMISEGKDNRPLKLNQSHQQQQQEAKHKLTPLPAQRNKLSFQFRNKSANVVTANSQPPPQQQQQQQPLLVKKQDTNATAAAASVNTPVVTGGGDATPQIHPEQTAATKTFSPPQNQTSPPTIASSTTQSKDSLKHMQGLVKPKARLPQDASKMNGVCKKQPASSGLVPYTAEDSNSSSGDSEMDYDNVVAQFSMSQGGDASNQSKNSNKKPQVKSEEPPKGDVCISNDSKENPVDATPMKPPATAKSLSLDNLQLSPNLLKKAGLANSTNLTSIRKPDSPLKLTITTNGQAQRIKSTSHWRAADSDSQISPSPASDCSLHSNVSTNSTSEWNILEKRDAPQTPQDMKKEAAVFGWNISPAPPLKNSEKPPDSEEQRTKLIGPKIALVFDDVKDESPDRTKVHEKQKKIVSGDKQEVSIKSESVSIKNENKSSTHKDVKHQKVLERSNLKDDGQQDTVYPKLSNEQTFKKDTKEELEENLSPKKKKKRKKDRSHPGSPEEPESSSKVNECKGQAKSERSKVRDIEENRENDVALQKHKKKKKKKKKNKEKREYEEEELVEEWVERVIEPHQDSDKEPLLSNSKVSNHDSDRDYHDKHKTSKKRDSEEIKHKHSTPHTETKRKDKHFMMQRALEKKLKRHHERRASQKHKKDSSKHDDHNIHEDHHQTPNSSRDVPHNGDTSHKYSKHHKESRKRHSSDDRSSSDYSTKVRRIDRDDHLTSNREKHSYKIDKSDRHSHSSDNHSTSKKPYKGEQLRSEDDPSPPKEKKKKRKHRDEESERRSLKDHNDEESKPEKRKKKKKKHSSSDDEEDRSSRVTSQKSRQDVPVQQWDHHIKDSHKKRDKEGGDDETVGKSSKTHTSWDGTYSSSSVAEELNKSSLKAFGPSILSWDGGRSALDNEVDSDSRQNRQRDPYEEDFDRGKIKKVKKYLEEGKQKLFGGRNNPFQSIQTTRNRFEKDHHGYNRLSQSYGERPR, from the exons ATGATGACGATTGATCAAACCCTTAAAAGAGACCTGTTGAAGTCTACGACGCCAGCAGCCACCAGCGAGAAGGAGACAAGGGAAGACTCACAATCTGATGTCGCTAACCTAGACCAACATATTGTCGCCTCCTCTAAGCAAGTCCTCCTCAAGAGCATAGATTTCCGACCAGCTGAGCAGGACGTTTCATTCCAGTTGCAGAATCTCAGAGTGAAGTATGTGGCACTGAATCCCAGCTGTTCTGGAGGCGAGGACACTAAGCAACTGACTAGCAATAATCATA GTCAAATGAACGGGCAGGTGGAAGTGAAGCAAGATGGCATCCCAGCCCCTAAGAAAGTCCTGTACCCACCTGATAAGATTGTCCTCGCCTGGCAGCGGTCCCAACGTGTTGGGCCGGGCCTTATTAATATGGGCAACACATGCTTCCTGAATGCAACACTACAGTGCCTGACGTATACTCCACCTTTAGCCAACTACCTCCTCAGTCATCAACACAAAACAGAGT GTCGAGAGCTGGGATTTTGCATAATGTGTGAGCTTTGTAACCACGTCCATCGTGCATTCATCCACCAGCAAAACGGACAGGCTATACGACCAATGGTTATCCTCCACAAACTCAAAT ATTTTGCCAAGCACATGCATATCGGCAGACAGGAAGATGCACATGAGTTTCTACGATTACTCATTGAGGCCATGCAGAAAACTTGTGTCAACGGTTTTGACAA ACTTGATAAGTATAGTAAAGAGACGAGTCTTGTTTATCAGATATTCAGTGGATACTACAGAAGTCGAG TGATTTGTTCAGTTTGTCAAAACAAGTCGGATACGTACGAGCCATTCTTAGACATCGGACTGGATATTAAG CAAGCACCAACGGTAACCAAAGCATTGGAGAGATTGATAAGACCAGAGATGCTGGATGGAGAGAATCTCTATCAGTGCAAGAA gtgTAATCGAAAGGTGCAGGCTCAGAAAAGGTTCACGGTTCAACGAGCGCCACATGTACTTACACTTTGTCTAAAGAG ATTTGACTTCAACCGATTTAGCACGGGGAAAATCAACAAAGAACTGAATTATTCTGATCATCTCAACCTAAGACCATACATGAGTGACCCTAAG GGTCCAGCGATTATGTACGAGCTCTATGCCGTTCTGAAGCACGAGGGCGCTTCGTGTAACTCAGGTCATTACTACTGTTTCGTCAAGGCAGCCAATCAGAGTTGGTACTGCATGAACGATGCGTTTGTTAGTCAAGTCAGCCTACAGAGGGTTCTTAACCAGAACGCCTATCTATTGTTCTATATTCGTAAAAGTAGCTTCAAATCGCCTATGAATGGCGGAGAG CCCAAACGTGACGTTGTCCAGAACAACCGCTCCAAGCCAGCCACAACAATCAGTAAACCTCAGTCGCTCTTCAATGGACCCCTTGGAACCCCTGTATCCAGGCCACTGGCAAACACTCTACACCAAAAGAGCCCTGTATTCAAACCCACAATGATTTCCGAGGGTAAAGACAACAGACCATTGAAGTTGAATCAAagtcatcaacaacaacaacaggaaGCAAAGCACAAGCTGACCCCACTACCAGCTCAACGCAACAAACTATCTTTTCAATTCCGGAACAAAAGTGCAAATGTGGTTACTGCAAATTCACAACCTCCACcccaacagcagcagcagcagcaaccacTGCTGGTTAAGAAACAGGACACTAATGCCACAGCGGCTGCTGCGTCAGTAAACACCCCAGTAGTAACTGGTGGTGGTGATGCTACACCACAGATCCATCCTGAACAGACTGCAGCGACAAAGACCTTCTCACCTCCCCAAAACCAGACTTCTCCTCCAACGATAGCCTCCTCAACGACACAAAGCAAAGACTCACTCAAACACATGCAGGGACTTGTCAAACCCAAGGCAAGGTTACCTCAAGATGCTTCCAAGATGAATGGTGTCTGTAAGAAGCAGCCTGCCTCCTCTGGACTTGTCCCTTACACTGCGGAAGATTCAAACTCTTCCTCTGGTGACTCCGAGATGGACTACGATAACGTCGTTGCCCAGTTTTCAATGTCACAAGGCGGGGATGCTTCAAATCAAAGTAAAAACTCCAATAAAAAACCTCAAGTCAAGTCTGAGGAACCTCCCAAGGGAGATGTTTGTATCTCTAATGACAGTAAAGAGAACCCTGTTGATGCCACGCCTATGAAACCACCAGCAACCGCCAAGAGTTTATCTTTGGACAATCTTCAACTCTCGccaaatcttctcaagaaagcCGGACTGGCTAATAGTACAAACCTTACGTCAATCCGTAAGCCAGATTCCCCGTTGAAGTTGACTATAACAACAAACGGTCAGGCACAGCGTATCAAATCAACGTCACACTGGAGAGCGGCGGATTCAGACTCACAGATATCTCCTTCACCTGCCTCCGACTGTAGTCTCCATAGCAACGTGTCAACAAACTCAACTAGCGAGTGGAATATCTTAGAGAAGAGAGACGCTCCTCAGACGCCTCAAGATATGAAGAAGGAAGCGGCTGTGTTTGGGTGGAATATCTCTCCAGCTCCTCCACTTAAGAATTCTGAAAAACCTCCAGACTCAGAGGAACAAAGAACTAAGTTGATCGGACCAAAGATTGCTCTTGTTTTCGACGATGTGAAAGACGAAAGCCCAGATCGGACAAAAGTCcatgaaaaacaaaagaaaattgtttctgGGGATAAACAAGAGGTATCCATCAAATCAGAAAGTGTTTCCATAAAAAATGAGAATAAATCAAGTACTCACAAAGACGTCAAACATCAGAAAGTTTTGGAGAGATCAAATCTTAAAGATGATGGCCAGCAGGATACGGTTTACCCAAAGTTATCAAACGAGCAGACATTCAAGAAAGATACTAAGGAAGAATTAGAGGAAAACCTGTCgccaaagaagaagaagaaacgtAAGAAGGATCGATCTCATCCAGGGAGTCCCGAGGAACCTGAGAGTTCATCCAAGGTCAATGAATGTAAAGGTCAGGCCAAAAgtgaaaggtcaaaggtcagggaTATTGAGGAAAACAGGGAGAATGATGTGGCGTTGCAAAAacataagaagaagaaaaagaagaagaaaaaaaataaggagAAAAGAGAGTATGAAGAAGAAGAGCTGGTTGAGGAATGGGTTGAACGTGTGATTGAACCGCATCAAGACAGCGATAAAGAACCACTTTTAAGCAATTCTAAAGTGAGTAATCACGATTCAGACAGAGACTATCACGACAAACATAAGACTTCCAAAAAGAGAGACAGTGAAGAGATTAAGCACAAACATTCAACGCCACACACAGAAACAAAACGCAAAGACAAGCATTTTATGATGCAACGTGCTCTGGAAAAGAAGTTAAAACGCCACCATGAACGTCGTGCCAGTCAGAAACACAAGAAAGACTCTTCAAAACACGACGACCACAACATCCATGAGGATCATCATCAAACACCAAACTCAAGTCGTGATGTACCTCACAACGGTGACACATCTCACAAATATTCTAAGCACCACAAAGAGTCACGGAAGAGACATAGTTCAGATGATCGTAGCAGCTCGGATTATTCCACTAAGGTCAGACGGATCGACAGAGACGACCATCTGACCTCAAACCGAGAAAAACACAGTTATAAAATTGACAAGTCAGATAGGCACAGCCATAGTTCAGATAATCATTCAACTTCCAAGAAACCATACAAGGGGGAACAACTGCGAAGTGAAGATGATCCAAGCCCGCCAAAggagaaaaagaagaaacgGAAACACCGGGATGAGGAGAGCGAGAGGAGATCACTTAAAGATCATAATGATGAGGAGAGTAAACCGGAgaagagaaagaagaaaaagaagaagcatAGCTCATCAGATGATGAAGAGGATCGGAGCAGTAGAGTTACCTCTCAGAAATCAAGACAAGACG TTCCTGTGCAGCAATGGGACCACCACATTAAAGACAGCCATAAGAAACGGGATAAAGAAGGAGGTGATGACGAAACAGTCGGTAAATCTTCCAAGACGCATACTTCTTGGGACGGTACTTACTCGTCCTCCAGCGTTGCTGAGGAACTTAACAAGTCTTCGCTCAAAGCCTTTGGCCCATCAA TCCTTTCTTGGGATGGAGGTCGTAGCGCTCTTGATAACGAGGTTGATTCTGACTCGCGGCAGAACAGACAGCGAGATCCGTATGAAGAAGACTTTGATAGAGGAAAG ATCAAGAAAGTGAAGAAGTATCTTGAAGAAGGCAAACAGAAGTTGTTTGGTGGTCGGAATAATCCGTTTCAATCTATACAGACAACAAGAAACAGATTTGAAAAG gaTCACCATGGTTACAACAGGCTCAGTCAATCCTATGGAGAGCGCCCTCGATGA